The following proteins come from a genomic window of Alosa sapidissima isolate fAloSap1 chromosome 20, fAloSap1.pri, whole genome shotgun sequence:
- the pcdh2g28 gene encoding protocadherin 2 gamma 28 isoform X36 — MLLKLFSRITMATDEGRKRSYIGVSIFNRQHWQVILLLATFCDIIGAQIRYSIPEEMKVGSLIGNVAQDLGLDVKRLRSGRARIVTESVQYTELKPDKGILVVSERIDREQLCGEITPCSFSFEIILENPMELHQITVEILDINDNAPVFRKTEINFEISEAATLGSRFLLGSADDPDVGINALQNYILSPNAHFVLKQQSNPDGSKYAEMVLQKALDREENPRLSLKLIAVDGGNPQRSGTVNIYVTVLDANDNVPVFNQTVYKSTVMENAPRGTYVTTVNATDADTGSYGMIVYCFGDLKEDLKEIFSIDESTGTIYVVGSIDFEQNKRYEIRVEAKDQGGFSGTSKVIIEVIDINDNAPVMNVRSFSTPVSEDSPIGTTIAILNVKDADSFKNGEVTCSIDRGLPFHIKSSLANYYTLVTDALFDRETLSEYNITITAIDSGSPPLSTVKTLRLTLSDVNDNAPIFEQNMYSVYLMENNSPGLSIFTVRARDLDANQNARISYYLDEKQSDGTSVSSYLSINSETGVLHAVRSFDFEQIKQLRFIVKAQDGGSPPLSSNATLNVIIQDQNDNAPQILYPIQSSGSLLAEIVPRSADLGYLVTKVVAVDVDSGQNAWLSYKLHKAAERALFEVGAQNGEIRTIRQITDKDTVKQRLTVVVEDNGQPSRSATVNVNVALADSFPEVLSEFTDMTHDKEYNDNLTFYLVLALAVVSFLFIVSIISILSVKCYRWRRERMFYKSNGNLPVIPYYPPLYADVGGTGTLQHVYNYEVCRTMDSRKSDLQYPRPCSESIISLDTCGKDTLSRANRERLTMDDTNQQKPPNQDWRFNQNQRPGPSGGE; from the coding sequence ATGCTTCTTAAGCTTTTCTCGAGGATTACCATGGCCACCGATGAAGGGCGTAAGCGTTCATACATTGGAGTGTCCATCTTTAATCGACAGCACTGGCAAGTAATATTGTTACTGGCAACATTTTGTGATATTATTGGCGCACAGATTCGTTACTCTATTCCAGAGGAGATGAAAGTTGGCTCGCTTATTGGGAATGTTGCTCAAGACCTGGGGCTTGATGTGAAGAGGCTTAGATCGGGCCGTGCCCGTATCGTCACCGAAAGCGTACAGTATACAGAGCTGAAGCCAGACAAAGGGATTCTAGTTGTGAGCGAGAGAATAGACCGAGAGCAGCTATGCGGCGAAATCACCCCATGCAGCTTCAGTTTTGAGATCATTCTAGAAAATCCAATGGAACTACACCAGATCACAGTTGAAATATTAGATATAAATGACAATGCGCCCGTATTTCGGAAAACTGAAATCAATTTTGAGATAAGTGAAGCAGCTACTCTTGGTTCGCGTTTTCTGCTGGGTAGTGCCGATGATCCTGACGTCGGAATAaatgcacttcagaattatatcCTTTCTCCAAATgctcattttgttttaaagcaGCAGTCGAATCCAGATGGTAGTAAATATGCAGAAATGGTTCTCCAGAAAGCTTTAGACAGAGAGGAGAATCCACGCCTTTCTTTAAAGCTTATAGCAGTCGACGGCGGAAATCCGCAAAGATCTGGCACTGTAAATATATATGTGACTGTACTAGATGCTAATGACAATGTCCCCGTGTTTAACCAGACCGTGTATAAATCGACTGTGATGGAAAATGCACCGAGAGGTACTTATGTGACGACAGTTAATGCAACTGATGCTGATACTGGTTCTTATGGAATGATAGTTTACTGTTTTGGTGATTTGAAAGAGGATTTAAAAGAAATATTTAGTATTGACGAGTCCACAGGCACTATTTATGTTGTCGGATCGATCGACTTTGAACAAAACAAACGATATGAAATTAGAGTTGAAGCTAAAGACCAAGGGGGATTCTCTGGTACAAGCAAAGTTATTATAGAAGTTATAGATATTAATGATAATGCCCCAGTTATGAACGTCAGGTCTTTTTCCACTCCTGTGTCTGAGGATTCTCCCATAGGAACGACAATCGCAATATTAAATGTCAAAGATGCTGATTCTTTTAAAAATGGTGAAGTTACATGCTCAATAGACAGAGGTCTTCCATTCCATATTAAATCATCTCTTGCAAATTATTATACTTTAGTCACGGACGCATTATTTGACCGCGAAACATTGTCTGAGTATAATATCACTATAACGGCTATCGACTCCGgatctccccccctctctactGTCAAGACGCTGCGCCTAACGCTGTCTGATGTCAATGACAACGCACCCATTTTCGAGCAGAACATGTATTCAGTGTATTTAATGGAAAATAATTCTCCCGGATTGTCCATTTTCACAGTAAGGGCGAGAGACTTGGATGCGAATCAAAATGCCAGAATCTCATATTACCTAGATGAAAAGCAGAGCGATGGAACTTCGGTATCTTCTTATTTATCTATAAATTCTGAAACGGGAGTTTTGCATGCTGTGCGTTCCTTTGACTTTGAGCAAATTAAGCAGCTACGTTTTATTGTTAAAGCTCAAGACGGTGGCTCGCCTCCTCTGAGTAGTAACGCCACTCTTAACGTGATCATCCAGGATCAAAATGACAATGCGCCTCAGATTCTTTATCCGATACAATCCAGTGGATCCCTTTTGGCTGAGATTGTGCCTCGGTCAGCAGATTTGGGCTACCTCGTCACCAAGGTGGTGGCTGTTGATGTGGACTCTGGACAGAATGCCTGGCTGTCTTATAAACTACATAAAGCTGCGGAGAGAGCCTTATTTGAGGTAGGCGCTCAGAATGGAGAGATAAGAACTATTCGGCAAATTACTGACAAGGACACGGTAAAGCAGAGGCTCACAGTTGTTGTGGAGGACAACGGACAACCCTCTCGCTCAGCAACAGTCAATGTTAACGTGGCTTTGGCGGACAGCTTTCCAGAAGTGCTCTCAGAGTTCACTGACATGACGCATGACAAAGAGTACAACGACAACCTGACTTTTTATTTGGTCCTGGCTTTAGCCGTTGTGTCTTTTCTTTTCATCGTGTCTATCATCTCAATCCTGTCAGTGAAATGCTACAGATGGAGACGTGAGAGAATGTTTTATAAATCTAACGGAAATCTCCCAGTCATTCCGTATTACCCACCTCTTTACGCAGACGTAGGTGGCACGGGTACTTTACAGCATGTTTATAATTACGAGGTTTGCAGAACAATGGACTCCAGAAAAAGTGATCTGCAATACCCTAGACCTTGTAGCGAAAGCATCATAAGCCTGGACACGTGCGGAAAAGATACACTCTCACGTGCCAACAGGGAGAGGCTGACCATGGATGATACAAACCAG